In a genomic window of Thermosynechococcus sp. CL-1:
- a CDS encoding response regulator transcription factor: MSKVLVVEDSPPQREMISELLAKTGFEVTVATDGVEAMEQLQQSTPDVVVLDIVMPRMNGYEVCRQIKSDPRTQSIPVVICSSKGEEFDRYWGMKQGADAYITKPFDPKELVGTIKQLLRG, translated from the coding sequence ATGAGTAAAGTCTTAGTTGTCGAAGATAGTCCACCCCAGCGGGAAATGATCAGCGAATTGCTGGCGAAAACAGGCTTTGAAGTAACCGTTGCCACCGATGGTGTCGAGGCAATGGAGCAATTGCAGCAGAGCACGCCCGATGTGGTTGTCCTCGACATTGTCATGCCCCGCATGAATGGGTATGAAGTCTGTCGCCAAATTAAGTCCGACCCCCGCACCCAATCCATTCCCGTGGTGATCTGTAGCTCCAAAGGTGAGGAGTTTGATCGCTATTGGGGCATGAAACAGGGGGCTGATGCGTACATTACGAAGCCCTTTGACCCCAAAGAACTGGTTGGCACCATCAAGCAACTCTTGCGAGGCTAA
- a CDS encoding response regulator, whose product MEGCLNDTDIYTLCQTLALGQRTGELYLEDDAGQTWLLFLTHGHLVYIADRHSHSLERLQDLLYGQGIPWPSPDSFIESKAGASWVEYECLWWLLDHCKLNQIHSVWRALLRESLFDVVSLNRAWFKFYSASPLTPQWHNLSLTMLLNDSLSHLREWKKLHPELRSLDQSLELTDIKPTGNDPADQWFRQLEPFVRERITLRRLSRQLGRDGVTVGKLLLPYLHQGYLQVSSWGTNGHTRTFPPLSWRRSPRVVCVDDAATVRQVVESTLQAAGYEATAIAHPLTALSLIFQLNPDLIFLDIAMPELDGYEFCTLLRHTPRFRYTPIIMLTSLVGWSDRLRAKVAGATDYLSKPFSTQELLTITHHYIGAAPPVTSLTDESFGDVLEPKSGLETPR is encoded by the coding sequence ATGGAAGGATGCCTCAACGATACGGATATTTACACGCTGTGCCAAACCCTTGCCCTTGGCCAGCGCACCGGGGAACTCTACCTCGAAGATGATGCCGGTCAGACGTGGCTTCTCTTTTTGACTCATGGCCACTTAGTGTATATTGCCGATCGCCACAGCCACAGTTTAGAGCGGTTGCAGGATCTGCTCTATGGGCAGGGCATTCCTTGGCCGAGTCCCGATAGCTTCATCGAAAGCAAAGCTGGTGCCAGTTGGGTGGAATACGAATGCCTGTGGTGGCTCCTCGATCACTGCAAGCTCAATCAAATCCATAGCGTGTGGCGGGCGCTGCTGCGGGAGAGTCTCTTTGACGTTGTTAGCCTCAATCGCGCTTGGTTCAAGTTTTATAGTGCGAGTCCCCTCACCCCCCAATGGCACAATCTCTCCCTGACAATGCTGCTCAATGACAGCCTGAGTCATCTGCGGGAATGGAAAAAACTACATCCAGAGTTGCGTTCCCTTGATCAATCCCTCGAACTGACGGATATTAAACCCACAGGCAACGATCCAGCGGATCAGTGGTTTCGCCAACTGGAACCCTTCGTGCGCGAGCGGATCACCTTGCGCCGTCTGAGTCGGCAACTGGGACGAGATGGCGTGACGGTGGGCAAACTCCTGCTGCCCTATCTCCATCAAGGGTACTTACAAGTCAGTTCTTGGGGAACCAATGGCCACACCCGTACCTTTCCCCCCCTCTCTTGGCGGCGATCGCCCCGGGTCGTGTGTGTGGATGATGCCGCCACCGTCCGTCAAGTGGTTGAATCCACCCTACAAGCCGCAGGGTATGAAGCGACGGCGATCGCCCACCCCTTAACGGCCTTGAGTCTCATTTTCCAACTCAACCCCGACCTGATTTTCCTCGATATTGCCATGCCCGAATTGGATGGCTACGAATTTTGCACCCTTCTGCGACACACCCCTCGCTTCCGTTATACGCCGATTATTATGCTGACTAGCCTCGTGGGTTGGAGCGATCGCCTGCGCGCCAAAGTGGCCGGTGCCACTGATTACCTCAGCAAGCCCTTTTCAACTCAAGAATTGTTAACAATTACGCACCATTACATTGGTGCAGCCCCACCTGTGACCTCCTTAACAGACGAGTCCTTTGGCGACGTGCTAGAACCAAAATCAGGCCTTGAGACGCCCCGTTAG
- a CDS encoding methyl-accepting chemotaxis protein translates to MASSSTQHTQEYQKAVAAYVQGNYEEAAKITDQLVGTRPGDPNLRLLRGHIYCCQQRYSEAQEQYHAVLNATTDPELINLANESLAKIKDLIPAAEPAKNGGEEYHTTLQGDHTQLQGDNTFLQTTPPIVEPQAANPSEELSLDHFDDFGSDLGTSNPFDDLEVGGIEEEFGASLEQGAFNPFDEDAAVQDPFAFSANSLEEPVADIPEIPIGESVQLLGTESISDDDVTMLMGSSPLTPSEPASPVFDGETSESTAAPFQEMMSPSLETFDDPFAAEVAVSEETLFGGLTKSGEANASEESLFPGLEESPAANMSAESLFGDIEEAPAASISEESLLPNLTESVETNVPEVSTSAAGISDLLTNEAADAIELLPQPEFGSSDAAEEEDDLFGDFSASPEAFEAPDIVAEPLSPEAFDPATFEDEQTIAMSEFPAGETVREPEAPAIAQGEASSGGAEPFESIADFDLEDLSFGNADLSGAGFDDEMTIANPQVHGMGAVGSDATVMADAGTETFAVLPDEFDLSQQSLEDLADFSLSLSQSTASRAETPPPPASQDLSAFTEQVPVAAPAATAPTPSRSPRPVARTVPATSTATSSFGQQNITSAVTSGVLSALAAGAVSLGFSASGPAPLVSGTAAGLTAGVAVYAMGQRSVSRIKRFCTDLQAQCNAVIAGDMTARVPVTSNDELGLLAQSFNQMTDTIQQITADAQKKAEENERQRDDLQRQVIRLLDDVEGAARGDLTVQAEVTADVLGAVADSFNLTIHNLRTIVQQVKIAAQQVSRGAAENETFARSLSADALRQAEELAVTLNSVQMMTNAIQRVAESAQEANEVARNASETALRGGEAVERTVAGILQIRETVAETTRKVKRLAESSQEIAKIVGVISSIANRTNLLALNASIEAARAGEAGRGFAVVADEVRQLADRSAKASKEIEQIVLQIQSETGAVMTAMEEGTQQVIEGTKRAEQAKHALEDIIQVSSQIDTLVRSITNATVEQTESARAMAQVMQSIELTAQATSQEAQRVSDSLQGLVSVARNLQASVERFRVENTEDQA, encoded by the coding sequence ATGGCATCCAGCAGCACCCAACACACCCAAGAATATCAAAAAGCGGTTGCCGCTTATGTGCAAGGCAACTATGAAGAGGCGGCCAAAATCACTGACCAATTGGTGGGCACCCGACCGGGCGATCCCAACCTACGGCTGCTGCGGGGGCACATTTACTGCTGTCAACAACGCTACAGCGAGGCTCAAGAGCAGTACCATGCGGTTCTCAATGCCACAACAGATCCAGAATTGATCAATCTGGCCAACGAGAGCCTTGCCAAGATTAAAGATTTGATTCCCGCTGCTGAACCTGCCAAGAACGGGGGCGAAGAATACCATACCACCCTGCAAGGAGATCACACCCAACTTCAGGGGGACAATACCTTTTTGCAAACCACGCCACCCATTGTGGAACCCCAAGCCGCAAACCCTTCAGAGGAATTGAGTCTTGATCACTTTGATGACTTTGGTAGCGATTTAGGGACAAGTAACCCCTTTGACGATCTTGAGGTGGGCGGCATTGAGGAAGAATTTGGCGCCAGTTTAGAACAGGGTGCCTTTAATCCCTTCGATGAAGATGCGGCGGTTCAGGATCCCTTTGCCTTTTCGGCCAATTCTTTGGAGGAGCCAGTCGCGGACATTCCAGAAATTCCCATTGGCGAATCCGTGCAGCTCCTAGGTACAGAGTCCATCAGTGATGATGATGTCACAATGCTCATGGGAAGTTCTCCTTTGACCCCGTCCGAACCCGCCAGCCCTGTTTTTGATGGTGAGACATCAGAAAGTACTGCGGCTCCGTTTCAAGAAATGATGTCCCCCTCCCTCGAAACATTTGATGATCCCTTTGCTGCTGAAGTAGCCGTATCTGAAGAGACTCTCTTTGGGGGGCTTACAAAATCGGGAGAAGCCAACGCTTCTGAAGAGAGCCTTTTTCCCGGTCTTGAGGAATCCCCAGCGGCAAATATGTCGGCAGAAAGTCTCTTTGGCGATATTGAGGAAGCCCCAGCAGCCAGCATTTCTGAAGAGAGCCTCTTGCCAAATCTGACGGAATCCGTTGAGACCAATGTTCCTGAAGTCTCTACCTCTGCCGCTGGTATCAGTGATTTGTTGACCAATGAGGCGGCAGATGCCATTGAATTGTTGCCGCAGCCCGAATTCGGTTCTTCTGATGCAGCCGAGGAGGAAGACGATCTCTTTGGTGACTTCTCAGCTTCCCCTGAGGCTTTTGAAGCCCCAGATATTGTGGCAGAACCCCTGTCTCCTGAGGCCTTTGACCCCGCTACTTTTGAGGATGAGCAGACGATCGCCATGTCTGAGTTTCCCGCAGGTGAAACCGTTAGGGAGCCAGAGGCGCCAGCGATCGCGCAAGGGGAAGCGAGCTCTGGTGGTGCTGAACCCTTTGAATCCATTGCCGACTTTGACCTAGAGGATCTCTCCTTTGGCAATGCAGATCTCTCCGGTGCGGGATTTGATGATGAAATGACCATTGCCAATCCTCAAGTACATGGCATGGGGGCTGTTGGCTCAGATGCCACCGTGATGGCCGATGCCGGCACCGAGACCTTTGCAGTTTTACCGGATGAATTTGATCTCAGCCAGCAAAGTCTTGAGGACTTGGCCGATTTTAGCCTCAGCCTGAGCCAAAGCACCGCTAGCCGCGCTGAAACCCCACCCCCTCCAGCAAGTCAGGATCTGTCAGCCTTTACCGAGCAAGTACCCGTTGCAGCACCAGCGGCTACTGCGCCAACACCTTCCCGTAGTCCTCGTCCTGTGGCTAGAACAGTCCCAGCAACCTCAACGGCCACGAGTTCCTTTGGCCAGCAAAACATTACCTCAGCCGTAACCAGCGGTGTCCTTTCCGCCTTGGCTGCGGGTGCCGTTAGTTTAGGCTTTAGTGCCTCCGGCCCTGCGCCTTTAGTGAGTGGTACTGCTGCTGGTCTCACCGCCGGGGTGGCCGTCTATGCCATGGGGCAGCGCAGTGTCAGCCGCATCAAGCGCTTCTGTACAGATTTGCAGGCACAGTGTAATGCCGTGATTGCTGGTGATATGACGGCGCGGGTGCCGGTCACCAGTAACGATGAACTGGGACTCTTGGCACAAAGCTTTAACCAAATGACGGATACCATCCAGCAAATTACTGCTGATGCCCAGAAAAAAGCAGAGGAAAACGAACGGCAGCGGGATGATTTACAGCGCCAAGTGATCCGACTCCTCGATGATGTGGAGGGTGCCGCCCGCGGTGACCTGACCGTACAAGCGGAAGTGACAGCGGACGTGCTCGGCGCAGTGGCCGACTCCTTTAACCTGACAATTCACAACCTGCGGACGATTGTGCAACAGGTGAAAATTGCCGCCCAGCAGGTGAGTCGCGGTGCCGCAGAAAACGAAACCTTTGCCCGTAGTCTCTCAGCAGATGCTCTGCGGCAAGCGGAGGAGCTAGCGGTCACCCTGAACTCGGTGCAGATGATGACCAACGCCATTCAGCGGGTGGCCGAAAGTGCCCAAGAAGCTAATGAGGTGGCACGCAATGCTTCAGAAACAGCCCTCCGTGGTGGTGAGGCGGTGGAACGCACAGTGGCGGGTATTTTGCAGATTCGGGAAACGGTGGCCGAGACTACCCGCAAGGTGAAGCGCCTAGCGGAATCTTCCCAAGAGATTGCCAAGATTGTCGGTGTGATCTCGTCGATCGCCAACCGCACGAACCTGTTGGCCTTGAACGCCAGTATTGAGGCCGCACGAGCTGGGGAAGCAGGTCGGGGGTTTGCGGTGGTCGCCGATGAGGTGCGGCAACTGGCAGACCGGTCAGCTAAGGCCTCAAAGGAAATTGAACAGATTGTGTTGCAAATTCAAAGCGAGACCGGTGCGGTGATGACCGCCATGGAAGAGGGCACACAGCAGGTGATTGAGGGCACCAAGCGAGCAGAACAGGCCAAGCATGCCCTTGAGGACATCATCCAAGTGTCGTCGCAAATTGATACCCTTGTGCGCTCGATTACCAACGCTACGGTCGAGCAAACAGAATCGGCGCGAGCCATGGCTCAGGTGATGCAATCCATTGAGTTGACAGCGCAGGCCACCTCTCAGGAGGCACAGCGGGTGTCTGACTCGTTGCAAGGTCTAGTGAGTGTGGCACGCAACTTGCAAGCATCGGTGGAACGGTTCCGCGTTGAAAATACTGAAGATCAAGCCTAA
- a CDS encoding MerR family transcriptional regulator, translated as MATIQDFIHVQDQWSLDELVEIANELLPQHLPQEDSKNRVLEEVNPRLVRHYTSCKLIDRPARIGREGRYGYRHLVQLLVVRRLLMEGYTAGAIYKLVYRMSTPELRALLEQGVHLQLNPPPINPALAFLQQVQDRSEHRYGEPMRVSPSVSRREVPPPSHSPQPESWKRIEVVPGFEVHIRDDFNFPQINRDQEALVKQLVQLLSSYTQR; from the coding sequence ATGGCAACAATTCAAGATTTCATCCACGTTCAGGATCAATGGTCATTAGATGAGTTGGTGGAAATCGCCAACGAACTCTTACCCCAGCACCTCCCCCAGGAGGATTCCAAAAACCGTGTTTTGGAAGAGGTCAACCCGCGTCTGGTGCGCCATTACACCTCCTGCAAATTGATTGACCGTCCCGCTCGCATTGGCCGCGAAGGGCGCTACGGCTATCGCCACCTGGTGCAATTGCTGGTGGTGCGGCGGCTGTTGATGGAGGGCTATACCGCAGGTGCCATTTACAAGCTGGTGTATCGCATGAGCACCCCAGAACTGCGGGCACTCCTTGAGCAAGGGGTTCATCTGCAATTGAATCCACCCCCGATCAACCCAGCTTTGGCCTTTTTGCAACAGGTACAAGACCGCTCCGAGCATCGCTATGGGGAACCCATGCGCGTCAGTCCCAGTGTCAGCCGCCGCGAGGTACCGCCCCCGAGCCATTCACCGCAACCAGAATCTTGGAAGCGCATTGAGGTGGTGCCGGGCTTTGAGGTTCATATTCGCGATGACTTTAACTTTCCCCAGATCAATCGCGATCAGGAAGCCCTTGTGAAGCAACTGGTGCAATTGCTCTCTAGCTATACCCAGCGCTAA
- a CDS encoding response regulator has protein sequence MQSDQQKRILGYFIEEAQEHLTTIEDSLMNLQQVVNDPEAMSEMFRAAHSVKGGAAMLGLHSIQHTAHKLEDYFKILREHPVTVDETLEQLFLQAFDALRELLDELQGPFGLTEETATATLNRVEPVFNQLQAHLSHLTQGAEVAPPVAAPSPPVAEPVKPPVQPVVDSSYRLVFQTEVPDRLRAMLQLFKQPDSPQVRQELAAACSNLGQLGETFALPQWVELLAIAQQAVSNTAQPLTALAPVVIKEIMAARDLVLNGQGSAIRPSDSLVALQPPVIEEAPAVVPEAPEPAVLESAPVTLEEPLQPLEMASEVAPLEVRVPEEEIAEPMEPMSSGGDGVTVFGEESGTDFQELSDIFSDATALPTDWLEDTLEEDLASLGLGDEAAFDEEISDFLNMTAAEELPEAEPSLDAILDEIEELSGELVSAEVEEASLDDLTPPAIAESMAEALEAPLTLDRPLEESAAAEPVELGLDAFLEQFTEEAPSEMAALDEAVASLEDFLGEVETTEAPDLLPLEEDFEIPALSDVAEDVAEFLEEVPGLNDALENLVVDNAAEEALAEFIAPPSPDDPWAETPSEAPAIAEPSMPEVTAANIAEPEALVEEIVPAPETASVAELESLMEASLTSPEAATVAESEALAEESLASPEAAGMTEPEGLVEDSILSPEAASMAELEALVNDATVPASPESVLEELEGLIEQSATSTTPAEAATFNELDQLLETAAPPTAAFEDLEQLLGQPTPAPATADDSFADLEKLIPQPAGSSAKAATPRRAGAGPKGGSLVEQTMRVPVRHLDTLSNLVGELVVNRNSLEDTQERLRQFLDNLLYQVQQLGDVSQQMQDLYERSLLESSLLGVTTARAANGQGERGTHATGVEFDALEMDRFTGFHTLSQEVIERIVRVREAADDIQYVVDEVEQVARQFRQVTTQVQEGLSRSRMVPFREMSVRLPGAVRRVASTIGKQVELKIEGEDTLIDKGILEKLFDPMTHLINNAVYHGIEPPEERRRLGKPEKGLIRVRAFYQGSQAIISVSDDGAGIDPERVKRKAIEKGLLKEADAPNLSRQEVYAFLFQSGFSTKDQADALAGRGVGMDVVRKNLEDIRGTINIDSTVGKGTTFTIRLPLTLSITKALCCIDNHCRIAFPIDGVEDMLDIPQERIQNLEDGQRVLSWHDRLLPVRKLGDLLKYSRNISRSNVYGGSSQDDGMVSIVVLRSGDDLVAMEVDQVIGEQEIVIKQLSGPVPKPVGVAGVTVQGDGRAMAIADVLEIIDLSLGRMDRDWRGFGHTMDVAEPEEASEPLVLIIDDSITVRELLSMTFTRAGYRVEQARDGQDAWEKLRSGLPCDLVFCDIEMPRMDGLELLSRIQKDPKLNHLPIAMLTSRGADRHRKMAAQLGARGYFTKPYLEEQLLDAAARLLRGEVLVQQEPTPTP, from the coding sequence ATGCAAAGCGATCAACAAAAGCGCATTCTTGGCTACTTCATTGAGGAGGCGCAGGAACACCTGACCACCATTGAAGACAGTTTGATGAATCTCCAGCAGGTGGTCAATGACCCCGAGGCGATGAGTGAAATGTTTCGGGCAGCCCACTCCGTCAAAGGGGGAGCGGCTATGCTCGGACTCCATAGCATTCAGCACACCGCCCACAAGCTGGAGGACTACTTCAAAATTCTGCGGGAACACCCCGTAACGGTGGATGAAACCCTAGAGCAACTCTTTTTGCAAGCCTTTGATGCGCTGCGGGAACTCCTCGATGAATTGCAAGGCCCCTTTGGTTTGACGGAGGAGACAGCAACGGCAACGCTGAATCGGGTGGAGCCAGTCTTCAATCAACTGCAAGCCCACTTGAGCCACCTGACCCAAGGAGCAGAGGTGGCGCCCCCTGTAGCTGCGCCTTCTCCCCCTGTGGCCGAACCCGTTAAGCCGCCGGTACAACCCGTTGTTGATTCCAGCTACCGCTTAGTCTTTCAAACGGAGGTGCCCGATCGCCTGCGGGCAATGTTACAACTCTTTAAGCAGCCCGATTCGCCCCAAGTGCGGCAAGAATTGGCGGCGGCCTGTTCTAATTTGGGTCAATTGGGGGAAACCTTTGCGCTGCCCCAGTGGGTTGAATTGCTGGCGATCGCCCAACAGGCGGTGAGTAACACAGCTCAGCCCCTCACGGCCTTGGCACCCGTGGTGATCAAAGAGATTATGGCGGCTCGCGACTTGGTGCTCAATGGTCAAGGCAGTGCGATTCGTCCCAGTGACAGTTTAGTGGCGCTTCAGCCCCCTGTGATTGAGGAAGCGCCGGCTGTTGTTCCAGAAGCGCCAGAGCCTGCGGTCTTAGAATCAGCTCCCGTCACCCTTGAGGAACCACTGCAACCCCTTGAAATGGCCTCTGAGGTTGCTCCGCTAGAGGTGAGGGTGCCTGAAGAAGAGATTGCCGAGCCAATGGAGCCAATGAGCAGCGGTGGCGATGGTGTCACTGTTTTTGGCGAGGAGAGTGGGACTGATTTCCAAGAATTGAGTGACATTTTTAGTGATGCCACAGCGCTGCCGACGGACTGGCTGGAGGACACCCTTGAGGAGGATTTGGCCAGTTTAGGGCTGGGGGATGAAGCGGCCTTTGATGAGGAGATTTCCGACTTTTTGAACATGACCGCTGCTGAGGAGTTGCCTGAGGCAGAACCCAGCCTTGATGCCATCCTCGATGAAATTGAAGAACTCTCGGGTGAGCTGGTCTCTGCGGAGGTGGAGGAAGCATCCCTCGATGACCTCACGCCGCCAGCGATCGCCGAAAGTATGGCTGAGGCCCTTGAGGCGCCCTTGACACTTGACCGTCCTCTTGAGGAGAGTGCAGCCGCAGAACCCGTCGAACTTGGTCTGGATGCATTCCTTGAACAATTCACCGAGGAAGCCCCCTCAGAGATGGCCGCTCTTGATGAGGCAGTTGCTTCCCTAGAAGACTTTTTGGGTGAGGTGGAAACCACTGAGGCTCCCGATCTGCTTCCCTTAGAAGAGGACTTTGAGATCCCTGCTCTCAGTGATGTTGCTGAGGATGTGGCTGAGTTCCTCGAAGAGGTGCCGGGTCTCAACGATGCCCTAGAAAACTTGGTCGTAGATAATGCGGCGGAAGAAGCCCTCGCGGAATTTATTGCCCCGCCAAGCCCTGATGATCCTTGGGCAGAAACGCCATCCGAGGCGCCGGCGATCGCTGAGCCAAGTATGCCTGAAGTCACAGCGGCAAATATTGCTGAACCCGAAGCACTAGTGGAGGAGATTGTACCCGCTCCTGAGACTGCTAGCGTTGCCGAGCTAGAATCCCTCATGGAAGCCTCCCTAACCTCTCCTGAGGCTGCGACCGTTGCTGAATCTGAAGCCTTGGCCGAGGAATCTCTCGCCTCTCCTGAAGCTGCGGGCATGACGGAACCTGAAGGGTTGGTGGAGGACTCTATCCTCTCCCCTGAAGCAGCCAGCATGGCAGAACTGGAAGCACTGGTGAATGATGCCACTGTGCCTGCTAGCCCCGAAAGCGTCCTAGAGGAATTGGAGGGGTTGATTGAGCAAAGTGCAACGAGTACAACTCCAGCCGAGGCTGCCACATTCAATGAATTGGATCAGCTTTTAGAGACGGCGGCACCACCTACAGCGGCCTTTGAGGATCTCGAGCAACTCTTGGGGCAACCCACCCCAGCCCCTGCCACCGCTGATGATAGTTTTGCCGATTTAGAGAAATTAATTCCCCAACCCGCAGGGAGTAGTGCGAAGGCGGCCACCCCTCGCCGAGCCGGGGCAGGGCCAAAAGGTGGCTCCTTGGTGGAGCAAACCATGCGGGTACCTGTACGCCACCTCGATACCTTGAGTAACCTCGTTGGGGAGTTGGTGGTCAACCGCAATAGCCTCGAAGACACCCAAGAACGCCTGCGGCAGTTTCTTGATAACTTGCTCTACCAAGTCCAACAACTTGGGGATGTCAGCCAACAAATGCAAGACCTCTACGAGCGATCGCTCCTTGAGAGTTCACTGTTGGGCGTCACGACAGCACGGGCAGCCAATGGCCAAGGGGAACGGGGAACCCACGCCACAGGGGTCGAGTTTGATGCCTTGGAAATGGATCGCTTTACCGGCTTCCACACCCTCTCGCAGGAGGTGATTGAGCGAATTGTGCGGGTGCGGGAGGCCGCCGATGACATCCAATATGTCGTTGATGAAGTGGAGCAGGTGGCACGGCAGTTTCGTCAAGTCACTACCCAAGTTCAAGAGGGGTTGAGCCGCTCCCGAATGGTGCCCTTCCGTGAAATGTCTGTCCGCTTGCCGGGTGCCGTGCGCCGCGTTGCCAGTACCATTGGCAAACAGGTGGAACTGAAGATTGAAGGGGAAGATACCCTCATTGACAAGGGCATCCTCGAAAAGCTCTTTGACCCGATGACCCACCTGATTAATAACGCCGTCTATCACGGTATTGAACCCCCCGAAGAGCGGCGGCGATTGGGCAAACCTGAAAAAGGCTTGATTCGCGTGCGAGCCTTCTATCAAGGCAGTCAAGCGATTATCTCCGTCAGTGACGATGGGGCGGGGATTGACCCAGAACGGGTAAAACGCAAGGCGATCGAGAAGGGTCTCCTGAAGGAGGCGGATGCCCCCAACCTATCGCGCCAAGAGGTCTATGCCTTCCTCTTCCAGTCGGGATTTAGCACCAAAGATCAAGCCGATGCCCTTGCCGGTCGCGGTGTGGGGATGGATGTGGTGCGCAAAAATCTGGAGGACATTCGCGGCACGATTAACATTGACTCTACGGTGGGCAAAGGCACCACCTTTACGATCCGCTTGCCGCTGACGCTGAGTATTACCAAAGCCCTCTGCTGCATTGATAACCACTGCCGCATTGCCTTCCCCATTGACGGTGTGGAGGATATGCTGGATATTCCCCAAGAGCGCATCCAAAATCTAGAAGATGGTCAGCGTGTCCTCTCGTGGCACGATCGCCTGCTGCCGGTGCGTAAACTTGGGGACTTGCTCAAGTACAGCCGCAATATTAGCCGCAGCAATGTCTATGGCGGGAGCAGTCAAGACGATGGCATGGTCTCAATTGTTGTGCTGCGCAGCGGCGATGATCTCGTGGCCATGGAGGTGGATCAGGTCATCGGCGAACAGGAAATCGTGATTAAGCAGTTGTCTGGACCGGTGCCGAAGCCGGTGGGGGTAGCGGGAGTCACAGTTCAAGGGGATGGTCGCGCGATGGCGATCGCCGACGTGCTGGAAATTATTGACCTGTCCCTAGGACGCATGGATCGCGACTGGCGTGGCTTTGGTCACACCATGGATGTTGCGGAACCCGAGGAAGCCTCCGAACCCTTGGTGCTGATTATCGACGACTCGATTACGGTGCGGGAGTTGCTCTCAATGACCTTTACGCGGGCAGGCTACCGCGTCGAGCAGGCACGGGATGGTCAAGATGCGTGGGAAAAACTGCGCTCGGGCTTGCCCTGTGACTTGGTCTTCTGTGACATTGAGATGCCACGCATGGATGGCTTGGAGTTGCTCTCCCGCATTCAAAAGGATCCCAAACTCAACCATCTGCCGATCGCCATGCTGACCTCACGGGGCGCCGATCGCCACCGCAAGATGGCCGCACAACTGGGGGCACGGGGCTACTTTACGAAGCCCTATCTCGAGGAGCAATTACTGGATGCGGCGGCACGGCTCCTCAGGGGTGAAGTTCTGGTGCAGCAGGAGCCGACACCTACCCCATGA
- a CDS encoding chemotaxis protein CheW yields the protein MFSSSDLLATNAPIESGNIDDLRTPEGDLHILFTIPSGDTLALPAIGVREVVAVTPDRITPVPNTSNLLLGILNLRGQVIWVADTGKFLGDDTPLNTDRSELSIIAIEDDELMVGLAVHQVRGMEWLNNDTIKPATHVSDQMAPFVRGEWVFDAEQQDIVKLLDPLAILRSARWGL from the coding sequence ATGTTTAGTAGCTCAGACTTACTCGCAACCAATGCCCCCATCGAAAGTGGCAATATCGATGACCTCAGAACCCCAGAGGGGGATTTGCATATCCTCTTTACCATCCCTAGCGGTGATACCCTAGCCCTACCGGCTATTGGGGTACGCGAAGTTGTGGCCGTGACTCCCGATCGCATTACACCAGTGCCCAATACCTCCAATCTGCTACTGGGGATTTTGAACTTGCGGGGGCAGGTGATTTGGGTCGCGGATACCGGTAAGTTTCTTGGCGATGACACCCCCTTGAATACCGATCGCTCTGAGCTATCGATTATTGCCATTGAAGATGATGAGTTAATGGTAGGGCTAGCAGTTCATCAAGTCCGAGGCATGGAGTGGCTCAACAATGACACCATTAAGCCCGCGACCCATGTCAGCGATCAGATGGCTCCCTTTGTCCGTGGCGAATGGGTTTTTGATGCCGAGCAACAGGACATTGTTAAGCTTTTGGATCCCCTCGCCATTTTACGCAGTGCTCGTTGGGGACTCTAA